Proteins from a single region of Lasioglossum baleicum chromosome 1, iyLasBale1, whole genome shotgun sequence:
- the Mtm gene encoding phosphatidylinositol-3-phosphate phosphatase isoform X2, whose translation MEKRGSAELLNVEQNNSKNASSDSLNSDSKSSSLNSKMGQESNLSSGDAGPTLLNGERMQGIAHEVTYLCPYSGPARGILSVTNYKLHFRSVDRETPYVVEVPLGVVSRIEKVGGASSRRENSYGIEAFCKDMRNLRFAHKQENHSRRDVFEKLQQYSFPLSHKLPLFAFEYSETFPENGWNVYEPIAELKRMGVNNDTWKISKINDTYSICDSYPAVWAVPTTATDEDLQASAAFRSKGRLPVLSWIHPESQATITRCAQPLVGVGGKRSREDERYVQLIMDANAQSHKLFIMDARPMPNAVANKAKGGGYENEDAYQNAELVFLEIPNIHVMRESLRKVKELCFPKIDEARWFSGIESTVWLKHIKHVLAGALKIVDKVDNHKTSVLVHCSDGWDRTAQLTALAMLMLDPYYRTIKGFEVLIEKEWLSFGHKFQQRIGHGDEHHSDADRSPVFLQFMDCVWQISRQFPNAFEFNEHFLITILDHLYSCRFGTFLYSSERERVQAQVKQKTVSLWSYTNSQLSLYQNPLYWSTPTYQSVLLPIASMRYIKPWKSVYCRWNLSMRQQDPVYQRTRELLVLNEQLEKQLEEDRREQASRANRSLTSSAPVRIHSPVHS comes from the exons ATGGAGAAAAGAGGAAGCGCAGAGCTCCTGAACGTGGAGCAGAACAATTCTAAAAATGCTAGCTCAGACTCCCTGAACTCAGACAGTAAGAGCAGTTCGCTCAATTCCAAAATGGGTCAAGAATCG AATTTGTCTAGCGGAGATGCAGGTCCAACGCTTCTAAACGGAGAAAGGATGCAGGGCATAGCTCACGAGGTGACATATCTGTGCCCATATTCAGGACCAGCCAGAGGAATCCTTAGCGTCACGAATTACAAGCTTCATTTTCGGAGTGTGGATCGTGAGACACCGTATGTCGTCGAAGTACCTTTGGGTGTAGTAAGCAGAATCGAAAAGGTCGGTGGAGCATCTAGCAGAAGAGAGAATTCCTACGGAATCGAAGCGTTCTGCAAGGACATGAGAAACCTGAGATTCGCCCACAAGCAGGAGAACCATTCTCGGAGGGACGTTTTCGAGAAGCTCCAACAGTATTCATTCCCGTTGTCTCATAAGCTACCGTTGTTTGCCTTCGAATACTCTGAGACGTTTCCTGAGAACGGTTGGAACGTGTATGAGCCCATAGCGGAATTGAAGAGGATG GGCGTAAACAATGATACGTGGAAAATATCAAAGATCAATGACACGTATTCTATATGCGACAGCTACCCTGCCGTATGGGCAGTACCTACTACAGCGACCGACGAAGATCTACAAGCGTCTGCGGCGTTTAGGAGCAAAGGAAGACTTCCGGTGCTCTCGTGGATCCACCCGGAGAGTcaagcgaccataactcgtTGCGCCCAGCCTTTGGTGGGCGTTGGTGGGAAAAGAAGTCGCGAGGACGAGCGATACGTTCAGTTAATCATGGACGCGAACGCGCAGAGTCACAAGTTATTTATTATGGACGCTCGACCAATGCCGAACGCGGTAGCGAATAAGGCGAAGGGTGGAGGCTACGAGAACGAAGACGCTTATCAGAACGCAGAGCTAGTGTTTTTAGAAATTCCTAACATTCATGTGATGAGGGAAAGCCTCAGAAAAGTGAAAG AATTATGCTTTCCAAAGATCGATGAAGCGAGGTGGTTTTCAGGGATCGAATCCACCGTCTGGCTAAAACATATCAAACACGTGCTCGCTGGAGCGCTTAAGATAGTGGACAAAGTTGACAATCACAAGACCTCGGTGCTAGTGCACTGCTCCGACGGTTGGGACAGAACCGCACAG CTCACAGCTCTTGCCATGTTAATGTTAGATCCGTATTACAGAACTATCAAAGGTTTTGAGGTTCTCATAGAAAAGGAGTGGCTTAGTTTCGGCCACAAATTCCAACAG AGGATCGGTCATGGTGATGAGCACCACAGCGACGCTGACAGGTCTCCGGTGTTCCTGCAGTTTATGGACTGCGTGTGGCAAATCAGCCGACAGTTTCCGAACGCATTCGAGTTCAACGAACACTTTCTTATCACTATACTTGACCATCTGTACTCTTGCAGATTCGGCACGTTTTTGTACAGCAG CGAACGCGAGAGGGTACAGGCGCAGGTTAAGCAGAAAACGGTGTCCCTCTGGTCGTACACGAACAGTCAATTATCTCTGTACCAGAACCCTCTGTATTGGTCAACACCAACCTACCAATCGGTCTTGCTGCCGATAGCTAGCATGAGGTATATAAAACCATGGAAGAGCGTGTACTGCAGGTGGAATCTTAGTATGCGACAGCAG GATCCCGTTTACCAACGAACGAGGGAACTTCTAGTCTTAAATGAGCAACTGGAAAAACAGCTCGAAGAGGATCGACGCGAGCAAGCCTCCCGAGCGAACCGATCGCTGACTTCATCGGCACCGGTCAGGATACATTCCCCGGTTCACTCATAG
- the Mtm gene encoding phosphatidylinositol-3-phosphate phosphatase isoform X1, with protein sequence MEKRGSAELLNVEQNNSKNASSDSLNSDSKSSSLNSKMGQESESWEKASHSKSFSSSSTSTDNNIVSALEARKENQVKNLSSGDAGPTLLNGERMQGIAHEVTYLCPYSGPARGILSVTNYKLHFRSVDRETPYVVEVPLGVVSRIEKVGGASSRRENSYGIEAFCKDMRNLRFAHKQENHSRRDVFEKLQQYSFPLSHKLPLFAFEYSETFPENGWNVYEPIAELKRMGVNNDTWKISKINDTYSICDSYPAVWAVPTTATDEDLQASAAFRSKGRLPVLSWIHPESQATITRCAQPLVGVGGKRSREDERYVQLIMDANAQSHKLFIMDARPMPNAVANKAKGGGYENEDAYQNAELVFLEIPNIHVMRESLRKVKELCFPKIDEARWFSGIESTVWLKHIKHVLAGALKIVDKVDNHKTSVLVHCSDGWDRTAQLTALAMLMLDPYYRTIKGFEVLIEKEWLSFGHKFQQRIGHGDEHHSDADRSPVFLQFMDCVWQISRQFPNAFEFNEHFLITILDHLYSCRFGTFLYSSERERVQAQVKQKTVSLWSYTNSQLSLYQNPLYWSTPTYQSVLLPIASMRYIKPWKSVYCRWNLSMRQQDPVYQRTRELLVLNEQLEKQLEEDRREQASRANRSLTSSAPVRIHSPVHS encoded by the exons ATGGAGAAAAGAGGAAGCGCAGAGCTCCTGAACGTGGAGCAGAACAATTCTAAAAATGCTAGCTCAGACTCCCTGAACTCAGACAGTAAGAGCAGTTCGCTCAATTCCAAAATGGGTCAAGAATCG GAAAGCTGGGAAAAAGCATCTCATTCCAAAAGTTTTTCTTCGAGCTCTACTTCAACAGATAACAATATTGTCTCTGCTTTAGAAGCTAGAAAAGAGAATCAAGTGAAA AATTTGTCTAGCGGAGATGCAGGTCCAACGCTTCTAAACGGAGAAAGGATGCAGGGCATAGCTCACGAGGTGACATATCTGTGCCCATATTCAGGACCAGCCAGAGGAATCCTTAGCGTCACGAATTACAAGCTTCATTTTCGGAGTGTGGATCGTGAGACACCGTATGTCGTCGAAGTACCTTTGGGTGTAGTAAGCAGAATCGAAAAGGTCGGTGGAGCATCTAGCAGAAGAGAGAATTCCTACGGAATCGAAGCGTTCTGCAAGGACATGAGAAACCTGAGATTCGCCCACAAGCAGGAGAACCATTCTCGGAGGGACGTTTTCGAGAAGCTCCAACAGTATTCATTCCCGTTGTCTCATAAGCTACCGTTGTTTGCCTTCGAATACTCTGAGACGTTTCCTGAGAACGGTTGGAACGTGTATGAGCCCATAGCGGAATTGAAGAGGATG GGCGTAAACAATGATACGTGGAAAATATCAAAGATCAATGACACGTATTCTATATGCGACAGCTACCCTGCCGTATGGGCAGTACCTACTACAGCGACCGACGAAGATCTACAAGCGTCTGCGGCGTTTAGGAGCAAAGGAAGACTTCCGGTGCTCTCGTGGATCCACCCGGAGAGTcaagcgaccataactcgtTGCGCCCAGCCTTTGGTGGGCGTTGGTGGGAAAAGAAGTCGCGAGGACGAGCGATACGTTCAGTTAATCATGGACGCGAACGCGCAGAGTCACAAGTTATTTATTATGGACGCTCGACCAATGCCGAACGCGGTAGCGAATAAGGCGAAGGGTGGAGGCTACGAGAACGAAGACGCTTATCAGAACGCAGAGCTAGTGTTTTTAGAAATTCCTAACATTCATGTGATGAGGGAAAGCCTCAGAAAAGTGAAAG AATTATGCTTTCCAAAGATCGATGAAGCGAGGTGGTTTTCAGGGATCGAATCCACCGTCTGGCTAAAACATATCAAACACGTGCTCGCTGGAGCGCTTAAGATAGTGGACAAAGTTGACAATCACAAGACCTCGGTGCTAGTGCACTGCTCCGACGGTTGGGACAGAACCGCACAG CTCACAGCTCTTGCCATGTTAATGTTAGATCCGTATTACAGAACTATCAAAGGTTTTGAGGTTCTCATAGAAAAGGAGTGGCTTAGTTTCGGCCACAAATTCCAACAG AGGATCGGTCATGGTGATGAGCACCACAGCGACGCTGACAGGTCTCCGGTGTTCCTGCAGTTTATGGACTGCGTGTGGCAAATCAGCCGACAGTTTCCGAACGCATTCGAGTTCAACGAACACTTTCTTATCACTATACTTGACCATCTGTACTCTTGCAGATTCGGCACGTTTTTGTACAGCAG CGAACGCGAGAGGGTACAGGCGCAGGTTAAGCAGAAAACGGTGTCCCTCTGGTCGTACACGAACAGTCAATTATCTCTGTACCAGAACCCTCTGTATTGGTCAACACCAACCTACCAATCGGTCTTGCTGCCGATAGCTAGCATGAGGTATATAAAACCATGGAAGAGCGTGTACTGCAGGTGGAATCTTAGTATGCGACAGCAG GATCCCGTTTACCAACGAACGAGGGAACTTCTAGTCTTAAATGAGCAACTGGAAAAACAGCTCGAAGAGGATCGACGCGAGCAAGCCTCCCGAGCGAACCGATCGCTGACTTCATCGGCACCGGTCAGGATACATTCCCCGGTTCACTCATAG
- the LOC143219589 gene encoding nose resistant to fluoxetine protein 6-like isoform X1: MISYAKVLLLAALWAQGCFSSMAVEPNRETMRETMPLYTVLSNLELLNNTQCREELQSLRDAVDHKVLWGMRLLDVSGRPGSGFTIGNNFWPGSRMGCIYIHYKRNIPVSSRLLRNASQYRDPKTEFPPYPVQYYVARFVHNSTQQYHLGLQGQENMVMGMCLPSSCTVDELAVIIERIFRDRTLLIGQLYSADFKLLKVSDVTDDHQWLLSGQKILAMLWLLLSLGVVIVATVYDVMFYQKRLIKKRDFLTFENNNTAELKNDVEAKREPEPESVCLDEHKPESMTAKILMCFSAYTNAKQIFTFEIGADSLPALHGIKSISMIWVIFVHTAYYSNNYMANAALGAIFTDGFLEQAISNATYSVDTFLCISGFLMGSIYLKVMRKEKPTLTLGISMLQLILQTIKRFIRLTPAYLIVILIAILNYTYYEKTSTYQIFESPSYYCSKYWWRNLLYINNFYSWEELCLSWSWYIGNDMQYFFYGTILLMLYSWRSYIGLSLGAVTLVSCMLSNGYLAYALDYVPTVDDTHRTLTALYMRPWLRIGPFLVGMVTATIIDKMNYKLNLTTKGKILGWTIGVLCNCSILFGGVERNMSMHMSIIYTAMSRTFWGVGISWLIVACITNNGGIVNKILSFKLWIPISRLTFGAYLLNPLIITSVNLYDYHPHYFDVLLTASMGLGVIVITYICSVILSLVAEAPAINVLRIVSNPHRRMK; encoded by the exons ATGATTTCCTACGCGAAGGTGTTGCTGTTAGCAGCGTTATGGGCGCAGGGTTGTTTCTCGAGCATGGCTGTCGAGCCTAATCGAGAGACAATGAGAGAGACCATGCCCCTGTATACGGTCCTCAGCAACCTGGAACTGTTGAACAACACGCAGTGTAGAGAGGAGTTGCAATCGCTGCGGGATGCCGTGGACCACAAAGTCCTGTGGGGCATGAGAC TTCTGGATGTTAGTGGACGTCCCGGCTCCGGATTTACTATCGGGAATAATTTCTGGCCGGGTAGTCGGATGGGTTGCATTTACATACATTATAAGAGGAACATCCCCGTGTCATCGAGGCTCCTGAGGAACGCGTCGCAGTATCGTGATCCAAAGACCGAGTTCCCGCCGTATCCTGTGCAATACTATGTCGCGAGGTTCGTGCATAATAGCACGCAGCAGTACCATTTGGGACTTCAGGGCCAG GAAAACATGGTGATGGGAATGTGTCTGCCATCATCCTGCACAGTGGACGAGTTAGCAGTAATCATAGAGAGGATCTTCCGTGATAGGACTCTCCTAATTGGGCAACTATACTCCGCAGACTTTAAGTTGCTCAAGGTCTCCGATGTGACAGATGATCACCAGTGGCTGCTGAGCGGCCAGAAGATCCTAGCGAT GCTTTGGTTGTTGCTGTCCCTTGGCGTGGTGATCGTCGCCACCGTGTACGACGTCATGTTTTACCAAAAACGACTGATTAAGAAGAGGGACTTCCTCACGTTCGAGAATAATAACACTGCCG AATTGAAGAACGACGTGGAAGCGAAGCGCGAACCGGAACCGGAAAGTGTCTGCTTGGACGAGCATAAGCCAGAGAGTATGACAGCGAAGATTCTCATGTGCTTTTCTGCGTACACGAACGCAAAACAAATTTTCACGTTCGAAATTGGAGCGGACTCGCTGCCAGCATTACACGGCATCAAGTCCATAAGCATGATCTGGGTCATTTTCGTGCACACCGCTTACTATTCCAACAATTACATGG CTAATGCAGCGTTGGGCGCGATCTTCACGGATGGATTCCTTGAACAAGCAATCAGCAACGCGACCTATTCTGTGGACACGTTCCTTTGCATAAGCGGGTTCCTGATGGGTTCCATCTATCTGAAGGTGATGCGCAAAGAAAAACCGACGTTGACACTCGGTATAAGCATGCTGCAGCTGATTCTACAGACCATCAAACGATTCATTAG GCTCACGCCAGCGTATCTGATCGTGATATTGATCGCAATACTGAACTATACTTATTATGAAAAGACTTCGACGTATCAGATATTCGAGTCCCCGAGTTACTATTGTTCGAAATACTGGTGGAGGAACCTGCTCTACATCAACAACTTCTACTCGTGGGAAGAACTG TGCCTCAGCTGGAGTTGGTACATCGGCAACGACATGCAGTACTTCTTCTACGGTACCATCCTGCTGATGCTGTACTCCTG GCGGTCTTACATCGGCTTGAGTTTGGGCGCTGTAACGTTGGTCTCGTGTATGCTATCGAATGGATACTTGGCGTACGCGCTCGATTATGTGCCCAC GGTGGACGATACACACAGAACGTTGACGGCGTTGTACATGCGACCATGGCTCAGGATTGGACCATTCCTTGTTGGAATGGTCACCGCGACCATTATCGACAAGATGAATTACAAATTGAATCTTACaacg AAAGGCAAAATACTCGGCTGGACCATTGGCGTGCTGTGCAACTGCTCAATTCTCTTCGGCGGTGTGGAAAGAAATATGTCAATGCACATGAGTATCATCTACACCGCCATGAGCAGAACATTTTGGGGCGTTGGCATATCGTGGCTAATAGTCGCGTGTATAACGAACAACGGAG GTATCGTGAACAAGATCCTGTCGTTCAAACTATGGATACCAATTAGCAGACTAACATTCGGCGCTTACCTCTTAAATCCATTGATCATAACCTCGGTGAACTTGTACGATTATCATCCGCACTACTTTGACGTGCTGTTAACG gCTAGCATGGGCTTGGGAGTGATTGTGATCACTTACATCTGCAGCGTGATACTCTCATTGGTCGCGGAGGCGCCTGCCATAAACGTGCTCAGGATTGTGTCGAATCCGCACAGGAGGATGAAATGA
- the LOC143219589 gene encoding nose resistant to fluoxetine protein 6-like isoform X2 codes for MILDVSGRPGSGFTIGNNFWPGSRMGCIYIHYKRNIPVSSRLLRNASQYRDPKTEFPPYPVQYYVARFVHNSTQQYHLGLQGQENMVMGMCLPSSCTVDELAVIIERIFRDRTLLIGQLYSADFKLLKVSDVTDDHQWLLSGQKILAMLWLLLSLGVVIVATVYDVMFYQKRLIKKRDFLTFENNNTAELKNDVEAKREPEPESVCLDEHKPESMTAKILMCFSAYTNAKQIFTFEIGADSLPALHGIKSISMIWVIFVHTAYYSNNYMANAALGAIFTDGFLEQAISNATYSVDTFLCISGFLMGSIYLKVMRKEKPTLTLGISMLQLILQTIKRFIRLTPAYLIVILIAILNYTYYEKTSTYQIFESPSYYCSKYWWRNLLYINNFYSWEELCLSWSWYIGNDMQYFFYGTILLMLYSWRSYIGLSLGAVTLVSCMLSNGYLAYALDYVPTVDDTHRTLTALYMRPWLRIGPFLVGMVTATIIDKMNYKLNLTTKGKILGWTIGVLCNCSILFGGVERNMSMHMSIIYTAMSRTFWGVGISWLIVACITNNGGIVNKILSFKLWIPISRLTFGAYLLNPLIITSVNLYDYHPHYFDVLLTASMGLGVIVITYICSVILSLVAEAPAINVLRIVSNPHRRMK; via the exons TTCTGGATGTTAGTGGACGTCCCGGCTCCGGATTTACTATCGGGAATAATTTCTGGCCGGGTAGTCGGATGGGTTGCATTTACATACATTATAAGAGGAACATCCCCGTGTCATCGAGGCTCCTGAGGAACGCGTCGCAGTATCGTGATCCAAAGACCGAGTTCCCGCCGTATCCTGTGCAATACTATGTCGCGAGGTTCGTGCATAATAGCACGCAGCAGTACCATTTGGGACTTCAGGGCCAG GAAAACATGGTGATGGGAATGTGTCTGCCATCATCCTGCACAGTGGACGAGTTAGCAGTAATCATAGAGAGGATCTTCCGTGATAGGACTCTCCTAATTGGGCAACTATACTCCGCAGACTTTAAGTTGCTCAAGGTCTCCGATGTGACAGATGATCACCAGTGGCTGCTGAGCGGCCAGAAGATCCTAGCGAT GCTTTGGTTGTTGCTGTCCCTTGGCGTGGTGATCGTCGCCACCGTGTACGACGTCATGTTTTACCAAAAACGACTGATTAAGAAGAGGGACTTCCTCACGTTCGAGAATAATAACACTGCCG AATTGAAGAACGACGTGGAAGCGAAGCGCGAACCGGAACCGGAAAGTGTCTGCTTGGACGAGCATAAGCCAGAGAGTATGACAGCGAAGATTCTCATGTGCTTTTCTGCGTACACGAACGCAAAACAAATTTTCACGTTCGAAATTGGAGCGGACTCGCTGCCAGCATTACACGGCATCAAGTCCATAAGCATGATCTGGGTCATTTTCGTGCACACCGCTTACTATTCCAACAATTACATGG CTAATGCAGCGTTGGGCGCGATCTTCACGGATGGATTCCTTGAACAAGCAATCAGCAACGCGACCTATTCTGTGGACACGTTCCTTTGCATAAGCGGGTTCCTGATGGGTTCCATCTATCTGAAGGTGATGCGCAAAGAAAAACCGACGTTGACACTCGGTATAAGCATGCTGCAGCTGATTCTACAGACCATCAAACGATTCATTAG GCTCACGCCAGCGTATCTGATCGTGATATTGATCGCAATACTGAACTATACTTATTATGAAAAGACTTCGACGTATCAGATATTCGAGTCCCCGAGTTACTATTGTTCGAAATACTGGTGGAGGAACCTGCTCTACATCAACAACTTCTACTCGTGGGAAGAACTG TGCCTCAGCTGGAGTTGGTACATCGGCAACGACATGCAGTACTTCTTCTACGGTACCATCCTGCTGATGCTGTACTCCTG GCGGTCTTACATCGGCTTGAGTTTGGGCGCTGTAACGTTGGTCTCGTGTATGCTATCGAATGGATACTTGGCGTACGCGCTCGATTATGTGCCCAC GGTGGACGATACACACAGAACGTTGACGGCGTTGTACATGCGACCATGGCTCAGGATTGGACCATTCCTTGTTGGAATGGTCACCGCGACCATTATCGACAAGATGAATTACAAATTGAATCTTACaacg AAAGGCAAAATACTCGGCTGGACCATTGGCGTGCTGTGCAACTGCTCAATTCTCTTCGGCGGTGTGGAAAGAAATATGTCAATGCACATGAGTATCATCTACACCGCCATGAGCAGAACATTTTGGGGCGTTGGCATATCGTGGCTAATAGTCGCGTGTATAACGAACAACGGAG GTATCGTGAACAAGATCCTGTCGTTCAAACTATGGATACCAATTAGCAGACTAACATTCGGCGCTTACCTCTTAAATCCATTGATCATAACCTCGGTGAACTTGTACGATTATCATCCGCACTACTTTGACGTGCTGTTAACG gCTAGCATGGGCTTGGGAGTGATTGTGATCACTTACATCTGCAGCGTGATACTCTCATTGGTCGCGGAGGCGCCTGCCATAAACGTGCTCAGGATTGTGTCGAATCCGCACAGGAGGATGAAATGA